Proteins from a genomic interval of Quercus robur chromosome 9, dhQueRobu3.1, whole genome shotgun sequence:
- the LOC126700024 gene encoding mannan endo-1,4-beta-mannosidase 5-like — MACTGKIIFIWGSFLLISLLNVNRARNLLVALVCKASSNPIASGFIQTRDTHFVLNGSPFLFNGFNSYWMMQVAVEPSERYKISNVFHEASAVGLNVCRTWAFSDGGYQPLQISPGVYDELVFQALDFVVSEARKYGVRLVLTLTNNLQDYGGRPQYLQWARSAGEPVNSDDDFYTNAVMIGYYKNYVKKVLTRLNTITGIAYKDDPTIMAWELINEPRCQVDSGKTVNVWVQEIGSYVKSIDNKHLLGIGMEGFYGDSIQDRKQYNPIPGYEVGTDFITNNLIKEIDFATIHAYPDAWLPGQDDHLQIAFIQRWLTSHWTDSRTILKKPLIFAEFGKSKTYPGFNISAMDYFLSIVYTNIYNLAKNGGTMGGGLVWQIFTEGMESYYDGYEIVLSQNPSTTSIIAQQSNKMTKLEHSLNNPHGDIFEQAKQRST, encoded by the exons atggcATGCACTGGGAAAATCATCTTTATTTGGGGTTCATTCCTTCTTATATCCCTACTGAATGTGAATAGAGCACGCAACCTTCTTGTGGCCCTAGTTTGTAAAGCTAGTAGCAACCCTATAGCTTCAGGATTCATTCAAACTAGAGACACCCATTTTGTACTAAATGGATCCCCATTCCTCTTCAATGGCTTTAACTCATATTGGATGATGCAGGTTGCAGTGGAGCCAAGTGAAAGGTACAAAATATCGAATGTGTTTCATGAGGCTTCAGCTGTTGGGCTCAATGTTTGCCGGACTTGGGCATTTAGTGATGGAGGTTACCAACCACTGCAAATATCTCCTGGTGTTTATGATGAGCTTGTCTTTCAG GCACTTGATTTTGTGGTCTCTGAGGCAAGAAAGTATGGGGTTCGGTTAGTTTTGACTTTGACGAACAATCTCCAAGACTACGGAGGAAGACCTCAATATTTGCAATGGGCTAGAAGTGCTGGTGAGCCTGTTAATAGTGACGATGATTTTTATACAAATGCAGTAATGATAGGGTACTACAAGAACTATGTTAAG AAAGTGCTAACAAGGCTCAACACAATCACTGGAATTGCATATAAAGATGATCCGACAATAATGGCTTGGGAACTAATAAATGAACCACGCTGCCAAGTTGACTCTGGCAAGACCGTAAAC GTATGGGTTCAAGAGATAGGTTCCTATGTTAAATCCATTGACAACAAACACTTGTTGGGGATTGGCATGGAAGGTTTCTATGGAGACTCAATTCAAGATAGAAAGCAATACAATCCTATTCCTGGTTACGAAGTTGGCACAGATTTTATTACCAATAATCTCATTAAAGAGATTGACTTTGCCACCATACATGCATATCCCGATGCTTG GCTTCCCGGACAGGACGATCACTTGCAAATAGCATTCATTCAAAGGTGGTTGACAAGTCATTGGACAGACTCAAGGACTATTCTAAAGAAGCCACTGATTTTTGCTGAATTTGGAAAATCAAAGACATATCCAGGGTTTAATATAAGCGCTATGGACTACTTCTTGAGCATTGTTTATACAAACATCTACAACTTAGCCAAAAATGGAGGAACAATGGGTGGCGGTTTAGTTTGGCAAATCTTCACCGAAGGGATGGAATCGTACTATGATGGATACGAGATTGTTCTATCCCAAAACCCATCTACAACTAGTATCATTGCTCAACAAtctaataaaatgacaaaacttgAACATTCATTGAATAACCCACATGGTGATATATTTGAGCAGGCAAAACAACGAAGCACATGA
- the LOC126700340 gene encoding SCY1-like protein 2 B, giving the protein MSLNMKTLTQALAKTAAVIEKTVQTTVQDVTGPKPLQDYDLLDPIGSAGPGLAWRLYSAKARDSTRPQQYPVVCVWVLDKKALSEARARAGLSKAAEDGFFDLVRADAARLVRLRHPGVVHVVQAFDESKNAMAMVTEPLFASVANALGDVENVPKVPKELKGMEMGLLEVKHGLLQMAETLDFLHNNARLIHRAISPENVLITSSGAWKLGGFGFAISTDQASGDMANFPAFHYAEYDVEDSVLPLQPSLNYTAPEYVRSKASSGGCSSDIFSFGCLAYHLIARKPLFNCNNNVKMYMNTLTYLSNEAFSSIPPELVPDLQRMLSANESFRPTAMDFTGSPFFRNDTRLRALRFLDHMLERDNMQKSEFLKALSDMWKDFDSRVLRYKVLPPLCAELRNLVMQPMILPMVLTIAESQDKNDFELSTLPSLVPVLSTAAGETLLLLVKRADLIINKTSQEHLIAHVLPLIIRAYDENDARIQEEVLRKSASLAKQLDPQLVKQAMLPRIHGLALKTTVAAVRVNALLCLGELVNTLDKHAVLEILQTIQRCTAVDRSPPTLMCTLGVANSILKQYGVEFVAEHVLPLLAPLLTAQQLNVQQFAKYMLFVKDILRRIEEKRGVTVTDSGIPEVKPSPSVNGLLSQESLSKVSGTVNSTMKSSPVWDEDWGPTTKGRATSLQNSTNNNPSTNPVLGFQPIQVTSLQSQSLMIPTISSHQTAVSCPPVDIEWPPRVSSAVTPQLEDGEKQLNAGASSTSSFDDVDPFADWPPRPTGSVSGAGMYNNGTMGQPTNKYGPSSVSSTSNSMNFQMNNWGLNSHSSFEPIRENQGNPTLTTGSLGGGGINPLSSIAFLKQSQGIPASGTYTDKRSTDIGSIFASSKNEQSAPRLAPPPSTAVGRGRGRGRGASLASRTSHTKSQSEQPPLLDLL; this is encoded by the exons ATGTCGTTGAATATGAAAACCCTAACGCAAGCTCTAGCGAAGACCGCGGCGGTGATCGAAAAGACTGTACAGACCACCGTGCAGGACGTGACCGGGCCGAAACCGCTCCAGGACTACGATCTTCTCGACCCGATCGGGTCGGCGGGTCCGGGTTTAGCTTGGAGGCTTTATTCCGCTAAGGCGCGTGACTCCACGCGCCCACAGCAGTACCCGGTGGTGTGCGTGTGGGTGCTCGACAAGAAGGCGCTGTCGGAGGCACGCGCGCGTGCGGGGCTCTCGAAGGCGGCGGAGGACGGGTTTTTCGATTTGGTGCGCGCGGATGCGGCGAGGCTCGTGAGGCTGAGGCACCCTGGGGTGGTGCACGTGGTGCAGGCTTTTGATGAGAGTAAGAATGCCATGGCGATGGTGACGGAGCCGCTCTTTGCGTCGGTGGCGAATGCGCTTGGGGATGTGGAGAATGTGCCTAAAGTGCCTAAGGAACTCAAGGGAATG gaaATGGGCTTGTTGGAGGTGAAGCATGGTTTGCTCCAGATGGCGGAAACCTTGGACTTTCTCCATAACAATGCACGTCTCATTCATCGGGCTATATCACCTGAG AATGTCCTTATTACCTCAAGTGGAGCTTGGAAGCTTGGTGGATTTGGTTTTGCAATTTCAACAGATCAAGCCTCAGGCGATATGGCAAATTTTCCGGCTTTCCATTATGCT GAATATGATGTTGAAGATTCTGTACTACCCCTTCAGCCATCACTGAATTACACTGCTCCTGAATATGTTCGGAGCAAAGCTTCTTCAGGTGGATGTTCGTCTGatattttcagttttggttGTCTTGCGTACCACTTGATAGCTCGAAAGCCTTTGTTCAACTGCAACAACAATGTCAAGATG TACATGAATACCTTGACTTACTTATCCAATGAAGCTTTCTCCTCCATTCCACCAGAGTTAGTTCCTGACCTGCAAAGAATGCTTTCTGCAAACGAGTCTTTTAGGCCAACAGCAATGGATTTTACAG GTTCTCCATTTTTCCGGAATGACACTAGGTTGCGTGCTCTTCGCTTCCTCGACCACATGCTT GAAAGAGACAACATGCAAAAGTCTGAATTCTTGAAAGCATTATCCGATATGTGGAAAGATTTTGACTCCCGTGTATTGCGGTATAAG GTATTACCTCCTCTTTGTGCAGAGCTTCGAAATTTGGTAATGCAACCAATGATTCTGCCCATGGTTCTCACGATAGCAGAGTCTCAG gataaaaatgattttgaactATCAACGCTACCGTCCCTTGTTCCTGTATTAAGTACTGCTGCAGGCGAGACACTATTGCTGCTTGTGAAGCGTGCTGACCTTATAATCAACAAG ACTAGTCAGGAGCACTTAATAGCACATGTACTGCCTTTGATCATTCGGGCTTATGATGAAAATGATGCTCGAATACAAGAGGAAGTTTTGAGGAAATCTGCGTCCCTTGCAAAGCAACTTGATCCTCAG CTAGTGAAACAAGCAATGTTGCCTCGCATTCATGGCTTAGCTCTTAAAACAACAGTTGCTGCG GTTAGAGTTAATGCATTGTTATGCTTAGGAGAGTTGGTTAACACGCTTGATAAACATGCTGTTTTGGAAATCTTGCAAACAATTCAACGTTGTACAGCTGTTGACCGTTCTCCTCCTACCCTTATGTGTACCCTTGGTGTTGCAAATTCAATACTTAAGCAG TATGGAGTAGAATTTGTTGCGGAGCATGTCCTTCCGCTACTCGCACCTCTTCTTACAGCTCAACAGCTAAATGTTCAGCAGTTTGCTAAATATATGCTCTTTGTCAAAGATATTCTCAG GAGGATAGAAGAAAAACGGGGAGTTACTGTGACTGATTCTGGAATCCCGGAAGTAAAACCTTCCCCTTCTGTTAATGGGCTTCTGTCCCAAGAATCATTAAGCAAAGTAAGTGGAACTGTCAACTCTACAATGAAGAGCAGCCCTGTATGGGATGAAGATTGGGGTCCAACCACAAAGGGACGTGCAACTTCCCTCCAAAATTCTACAAACAACAATCCCTCCACTAACCCTGTTCTGGGTTTTCAACCAATTCAAGTAACTTCACTGCAGTCACAATCGTTGATGATACCCACAATATCCAGTCATCAAACAGCTGTGTCGTGTCCTCCAGTTGATATTGAGTGGCCTCCTCGGGTGTCTTCTGCAGTTACCCCCCAATTAGAAGATGGTGAGAAGCAATTGAATGCTGGAGCGTCATCCACTTCAAGTTTTGATGATGTAGATCCTTTTGCTGATTGGCCTCCGCGACCTACTGGCTCAGTAAGTGGGGCTGGAATGTATAACAATGGCACAATGGGACAGCCCACCAACAAATATGGGCCTAGTTCAGTCTCAAGTACATCAAACAGTATGAACTTCCAAATGAACAATTGGGGCCTCAATTCTCACAGTTCTTTTGAGCCAATAAGAGAGAATCAAGGGAACCCAACTTTGACTACTGGTAGTCTGGGAGGTGGGGGTATTAACCCTTTAAGTTCTATTGCATTTTTGAAACAAAGCCAGGGTATACCAGCTTCAGGTACTTATACTGATAAGAGATCGACAGATATTGGATCCATATTTGCTTCAAGTAAGAATGAACAGTCTGCACCTAGACTTGCTCCACCCCCATCAACTGCTGTGGGTAGGGGAAGAGGAAGAGGGAGGGGGGCCTCTTTAGCCTCTCGGACTAGTCATACCAAATCACAATCTGAACAGCCACCACTTCTGGATTTGCTATAA